A genome region from Candidatus Manganitrophus noduliformans includes the following:
- a CDS encoding AMP-binding protein, with protein MNDLIWTPSDEIIRQSNVWRLMQRHGLSSYEALILWSVEDIGRFWDAVSKDLGIRWNRPYRQVYDTSAGLPWTKWFIGGRTNLVTNCIDRHLPARANEIALLWEGEDKKVRSWTYDQLFREVSRLADALRREGIGPGDTIGIYMPMSLEMVAVLYAAFKIGAICIPIFSGFAAGPLALRLAHAEAKILFTADGSLRRGKIIEIKRSADEAAAQIPTLRKKVILRRLGNEIDWDSSRDCWYTEFVAGKSERVATEPLDAEAPALILYTSGTTGRPKGTVHTHGGCLMQIGKELAYHFDVKPEDRFFWLTDIGWMMGPWMIIGVHLQGGCVFLYEGAPNHPAPDRLWEMIDRHRLTHLGISPTAVRLLIRAGEAPVARHDLSSLRMLGSTGEPWDQESYLWFFEKIGKRKLPIMNISGGTEIIGCFLAPLPITPLKPCTLRGPGLGMDVDVFDDHGKPVRGETGHLVCKKPAPSMTRGFWKDRDRYLATYWSRWPNIWFHGDWARIDDEGYWFLHGRSDDTMKIAGRRVGPAEIESVLISHPAVSEAAAIGVPDPIKGEAIVCLVVLKPGQSADEQRLADQVTEAMGKALRPKAIRIVSDLPKTRSAKIVRRVIRAKLLGQSLGDLTSIENPAAIDEIAVLSEEEK; from the coding sequence ATGAACGATCTCATTTGGACCCCCTCCGACGAGATCATCCGGCAGTCGAACGTCTGGCGGTTGATGCAGCGGCATGGACTTTCATCTTATGAAGCGCTGATTCTCTGGTCGGTCGAGGATATCGGCCGATTTTGGGATGCGGTCTCGAAGGACCTCGGAATCCGATGGAACCGGCCTTATCGACAGGTCTACGACACCTCCGCCGGTCTTCCCTGGACGAAGTGGTTCATCGGCGGCCGGACGAACCTGGTGACGAACTGCATCGACCGCCATCTCCCCGCCCGCGCGAATGAGATCGCCCTTCTTTGGGAAGGAGAAGATAAAAAAGTCCGCTCCTGGACGTACGATCAGCTCTTCCGGGAGGTCTCCCGCCTGGCCGATGCGCTTCGGCGGGAAGGGATCGGTCCCGGCGATACGATCGGAATCTACATGCCGATGTCGCTGGAGATGGTGGCGGTGCTCTATGCCGCTTTCAAGATCGGAGCGATCTGCATCCCGATCTTCTCCGGGTTTGCCGCCGGCCCCCTCGCCCTCCGTCTCGCGCACGCCGAGGCGAAGATCCTCTTCACCGCCGACGGCTCGCTCCGGCGTGGAAAAATCATTGAGATCAAGCGGTCGGCCGATGAGGCCGCCGCTCAAATTCCGACGTTGCGGAAGAAAGTCATTCTGCGCCGCCTCGGAAATGAAATCGATTGGGATTCGTCGCGTGATTGCTGGTATACCGAATTTGTCGCGGGAAAGTCGGAGCGGGTCGCCACCGAACCGCTCGACGCCGAAGCCCCCGCCTTGATCCTCTACACCTCGGGGACCACCGGCCGGCCGAAAGGGACCGTCCACACGCACGGCGGCTGTTTGATGCAGATCGGGAAGGAGCTGGCGTATCACTTCGACGTCAAACCGGAGGACCGCTTTTTCTGGTTGACCGACATCGGCTGGATGATGGGCCCCTGGATGATCATCGGCGTTCACTTGCAGGGAGGATGTGTCTTCCTTTATGAGGGGGCGCCGAACCACCCGGCCCCCGATCGCCTCTGGGAGATGATCGACCGCCATCGGCTGACTCATCTCGGGATCTCCCCGACCGCCGTCCGTCTTTTGATCCGCGCGGGGGAAGCCCCCGTCGCGCGGCACGACCTCTCATCGCTTCGAATGCTCGGCTCCACCGGCGAGCCGTGGGATCAGGAAAGTTATCTCTGGTTCTTCGAGAAAATTGGAAAAAGAAAACTTCCGATCATGAACATCTCCGGCGGCACGGAGATCATCGGCTGTTTTCTCGCCCCCCTTCCGATCACCCCGTTGAAGCCGTGCACCCTGCGGGGACCGGGGCTGGGGATGGATGTCGATGTCTTCGACGATCATGGAAAACCGGTTCGCGGGGAGACCGGACACCTGGTTTGTAAAAAGCCGGCCCCGTCGATGACGCGGGGTTTCTGGAAGGATCGCGACCGGTATCTCGCCACCTACTGGTCCCGATGGCCGAATATCTGGTTTCACGGCGACTGGGCCCGGATCGATGACGAGGGGTACTGGTTCCTCCATGGACGGTCGGACGATACAATGAAGATCGCCGGCCGCCGTGTCGGCCCCGCCGAAATCGAGTCGGTCCTCATCTCACACCCCGCCGTCTCCGAGGCGGCGGCGATCGGCGTTCCCGATCCGATCAAGGGAGAAGCGATCGTGTGTCTCGTCGTGTTGAAGCCGGGGCAATCGGCCGATGAACAGCGCCTTGCAGATCAGGTAACCGAGGCGATGGGAAAAGCGCTCCGCCCCAAAGCGATCCGCATCGTCTCCGATCTTCCGAAAACCCGATCGGCCAAAATCGTCCGCCGTGTCATCCGGGCAAAGCTTCTCGGACAATCTCTGGGAGATCTCACCTCCATCGAAAATCCCGCCGCGATCGACGAAATCGCCGTACTTTCCGAAGAGGAAAAATAA
- a CDS encoding VOC family protein: MSHEKQPLPLKGLRHLALKVTDIGKSRRFYEGILGMRIVWEPDPENLYLSFGSDNLALHQIPPGETPAEEKGQRLDHFGFIAENESVVDAMAIKMERAGVPIVKPVKRHRDGSYSFYMADPDGNVIQVLYEPHISPLP, from the coding sequence ATGTCTCATGAAAAGCAACCGCTCCCGCTCAAGGGGTTAAGACACTTGGCGCTGAAGGTCACCGATATCGGAAAATCGCGCCGGTTTTACGAGGGAATTCTTGGGATGCGCATCGTCTGGGAGCCCGATCCTGAGAATCTGTATCTGAGCTTCGGGTCGGACAATCTGGCGCTTCATCAGATTCCGCCGGGAGAGACGCCGGCCGAGGAGAAGGGGCAGCGACTCGACCATTTCGGATTCATTGCGGAGAACGAGTCGGTCGTCGATGCCATGGCTATAAAAATGGAGAGGGCCGGTGTTCCGATCGTCAAACCGGTGAAGCGGCACCGAGACGGGAGCTACTCTTTTTACATGGCGGACCCGGACGGAAATGTGATTCAAGTCCTGTATGAGCCGCATATCAGCCCGCTTCCATAG
- a CDS encoding HU family DNA-binding protein: MAKAMTKSQIADTLSKKTSLPKKTAVQFLDELAGLAYREAKNTFTLPGIGKLVLVNRKARMGRNPQTGEAIKIPAKRVVKFRVAKAAKDSILGKK; encoded by the coding sequence ATGGCCAAAGCCATGACCAAGTCTCAGATCGCCGACACCCTTTCAAAGAAGACCAGTCTCCCGAAGAAAACAGCGGTTCAATTTCTCGATGAATTGGCCGGGCTCGCCTACCGGGAAGCGAAGAACACCTTTACCCTTCCCGGAATCGGAAAGCTTGTTCTGGTCAATCGTAAGGCGAGAATGGGACGGAACCCGCAGACGGGCGAGGCGATCAAAATTCCAGCGAAGCGCGTGGTGAAATTCCGCGTTGCGAAGGCGGCGAAAGACTCGATCTTAGGAAAGAAATAG
- a CDS encoding Rieske 2Fe-2S domain-containing protein, translating to MSAEFVKVARLQEIPMEKGKVIQVEGKEIALFRSEGSVYAIDNLCLHEGGPLGHGPVKDGIVTCPWHLWRFDVRTGAMVEAPSMKVDCFAVKVEGEEVYLDVSSLTAPVRRNQTILRRLVAGETAETLAKEYHLVPEEIERIARQARIGERLVWLGELFQRQGAIYSQDLLRIPYRDLEGISYGAQEKLDELIELL from the coding sequence ATGTCGGCAGAGTTCGTCAAGGTGGCTCGGCTTCAAGAGATTCCGATGGAGAAGGGGAAGGTCATCCAGGTGGAGGGAAAAGAGATTGCGCTCTTTCGATCGGAAGGATCGGTCTATGCGATCGACAATCTCTGCCTGCATGAGGGGGGGCCACTAGGGCACGGACCGGTGAAGGATGGAATCGTCACCTGTCCCTGGCATCTCTGGCGGTTTGATGTCCGAACCGGCGCGATGGTCGAAGCCCCGTCGATGAAGGTCGATTGCTTCGCCGTCAAAGTCGAAGGGGAAGAGGTTTACCTCGATGTCTCCTCGTTGACCGCTCCGGTCCGAAGAAACCAGACGATCCTGCGGCGATTGGTCGCCGGAGAGACGGCGGAGACATTGGCGAAGGAGTACCACCTTGTTCCGGAAGAGATCGAGCGGATTGCGAGACAGGCCCGGATCGGCGAGCGCTTGGTCTGGTTGGGCGAACTCTTTCAGCGGCAGGGGGCGATCTATAGTCAAGATCTGCTCCGGATTCCGTATCGAGATCTGGAAGGAATCTCCTACGGGGCGCAGGAAAAACTCGACGAGTTGATCGAATTGCTTTAA